DNA from Phragmites australis chromosome 16, lpPhrAust1.1, whole genome shotgun sequence:
GTCAATGTATGGAGAGGGTCTAGTTTGATGAGAAAATAGACCAGGTCCCATAAGATTTTCCTCCCACCCTACCACCTAATGCACTCAACAGTGATGTCCTTAATTTCAAATTCGAGGCctataaatttatttttccaGAATGCGTCATAATAAAATTTAATCATGAAACAGCATTAATAGTTTTTGTCCTTATCACTGAATCACCTCATTTCAAAGCTCTCAGCAAAATAAATTTAATCATGAAAGTTCTAAAATTCTTGAACAAGTATATTTCAAATATATTAAATAATGATGCCTTAAGGCAGCATGCCTTTTCTTATATATaaacaaaagtaaaaatacCTGGTGCCCAGCGATATAGATGCTGTTTTCCTTGAACTGAGATGAAGTAAAATCATCATTTGCAGGATTTCCAGAAGAAACGTTTGTGTTATTAGTGTAGACTGATGGACTAGAACCATATGTTCCATAGGCACCAGAATTTCCAACAGATGCCTGGCTCCCAGTGTTAACACCAGGCTTGTATGAAGGAATTGAGTATTTAACAGGTGGCAGAACTCCTGTACTTCCAGGAGCTGGGTACATGGCCCCAGTTGAAGGTGGCTGAGGAAATGTTGTGTTGCCCAAAAATGGGTGAAGAGTAGGGGGTGGAATAAAAAATGGTGAAATGTATTGATTATATGGGACATAATTTGTTGGAAAATGTGGTAGATGAACACCCAAAGACTGATGAAATAGAGGAACATACTGTTGAGGGATAGCAACTGAAGTTGGTATAACTCCAGCAGCTGCGGTAGCAACCGAAGCAGGAACAGATGAAGCAAGCAGCAGTGAATTATTTCCCTGTAATAATTAAcacagataaataaataaatagggAAGGATAATATTCTCCTGATACACTAGATATGAACTTGGTCCAACAGAAAATTGATAACCATGCGAGTCCTAGCCAACAAAGCAATGAATATTATAAAAGTCAAAAAGACCAGACATTTTCTCAACAGCCAACATTGACGATTGACACATAACAGTTTTATGACAGCATGATATTTGAATGAAGAAAGATCAGGTGATTGCAAATAAGTGTAATCCACCAGACAAACGTTGACCAGTAACCCAGAGTaattttgaatatttgaaaGTCTGTGCTTGTAACAATTGTGCTAAACTTGCAGCAATCTTAATTGGTCTTGTGATGGCATGCTGAAAACTGTAATTAATGTTATTAAGAATAGGCTAAGTTTCTAACACCACCAGACCTAGACAAAACAATGACTTGGTTGTGATGCAGAGTTGAGTACTTGAGATGCAAACCTCTTGATCCTGACCAGTTTGAGTAGGAAGGACTGGAATATTCCTGTACTTGCCAGCAGCTTCAGCAGCAAGATATGGGGACAGCCGTTCATCAGCATCAGTTGTAGGTTGATACGATTGCATATAATAACTTGTAGATAAATCAATTGGCTTTTGTACCTGTACACAATTTTACAGTGCTGTAAATCAGAGCATTTGTGCAGATAAACTATAATGTCACCTCTTTGCTATAAGCACCAATAGGTATGTTTGGTTGACACCCTTAAGTTATTAAGGTGTAATGTGTCACTGGGAAGTGTTGCAGGCCACCTTTCTGGCATCTAAACCAAACGCCACAAGTTAAGAAGCTTTTGGCTGCATTTTTCTGTGGAAATTGATTCCTGAACGTAAAGTCTTGTGATAGTTTTTCCAATCATAATGTAGTTTtctgaaatttactcttttgtGATATTACTGAGTGTAAAATAATATAACTGCTACACTTTGATGCTATCAAGATGGTACTATCAAAACATTTTTTCCCGTTAAATGAAAGCCAAATAAAAGTTCAGCTGCATCTAGTGCAAGGGTAGCACCACATGCCTGAGATTCAGACTTTTCTATTACCATAATCTGATTCGCATGTGATCCTGGTGCCAATTCCAATGTCGAGTAAGGCGGCGCAGTATGAACTACTGCAGATTGGGAAACCCCGGAAGTAGCTGGATCATCCCTATGATGGTCAATAGAGAAACTCTCCACTGCCGAGGCTgaatatttttctagatttgAAGAAGGTAGTTGTTGCTCAGGAACCGGGTCAGCTTCCTCTTTCACGGCAGAGGATGAATTTTGATCTCTGCATTTcgataagaaataaaaaaattctaagaacAAATACTGTTGAAAAGTATCACAAACTTTATAACTGTATGATTTACATAGAACAAAGCTTATGTCTAACATCAGAACAACATTTTTGGATATCAAACACACCCTGGTAGGTGGAATCGCACTACGACGACCTATTCATGTGAGTGCGTTCAATGCTTTGAGTGCTCATGGTGGTGCATGTTTCTATGCGTGTGATGGGGGCACACTTGTGTGTGGTGTGCGTATGGTGCGCGTGTGTAGTGGTGTGTGCATCTTCTTTTTAATCGCAAAAAAAAATGAGTACACATAATTACATGTAAATCCACGCATCACTCTAGATTATGTAATAAACTAAAACTACAAGAAAACATCGAGAATCCTACAAAACATATGTATGCTAGAACAACAATACAGCTTTGCAAAGAAAATTAACATGGGTACAGTATCTGAGACAATGTAGTATACTGGAAACAAGtagcataattttttttgacgataaagtttatatgaccGACCCAAGTATAGTATCAAGGCAGCAGAGATAGATATGCCTACTAAATACCAAAACATCGctatgcagaaaaaaaaaatccttttggATCATGGTTAAGGATTGAATATACTAGTACTAATACACGAACCAATGCAATCTAATATTCTTGAACTTCCACAGCATGCATTGGACAAGGAATGAAATGCAACCAGGTAGACGTTAAGTACCCATGAGGGAGTGCCATGTTTGTGcacgtaaaaaaaaaagctaaaaatgtGTCCATGGTCTTCACACATCACTATCGCAAAATAAGGTAGGTAGATTTTTTGGAAATGAGTAGATTTAAATCAGTGGTTAACTCCTCACGAACTAAACTGAACGGTAGCGCTAAATGAACCAAGTCACAAGCAAGCATTCTTGAAATATAGCAGCAACTAGTGATTATAATAGCTTACTGTAGTACTTTATAAATCAATCATCAAACTAGAAGAAATGAGATAAAGCTGATCCTAATGCTGTCAAAAATTACCCAATAACAGCTTAATAGTATGACATGTAAATACAGGTCTGAGAATAGTTACGAGAAAAGAAGTTAAAACTGACCTTGGGATAGATTGAGGCTCATCACCAATGCCATACAATTCCTGAGATGAATCATATTCAGGTAGAGAAGAGCTCTTTGCGCATTCAGGATCTGAAGAGCCCATAGTCTGCTGAAAACTGGTGTTGAAGCTTCCAAAACTAAGACCATATTTTTCTGACTCGGAAACCTGAAGGTGATCTGGAATTATCACATGTTGCTTATCTGATAATTGCAGATCATTGAAGATTTTGTCCACCTTCAGTAGATCTTCCTTACTAACTGAATTTGATATTGAAGCAGATTGGGGAACAGTGTCAGCAGCCAAAGGTACATCATCAGGTATGAtaacattttcagttgcttggGAAGCAGTTGTGCTTGTTGGTTTTGGTTTCCATTCTTTATTTGGCATAACTAGATGAcagatgtttcaaatgatcATCAATAAAAAACGACAAGGCATTCAGAAAAATAGAAGGCAGCATAAAAACTAAGATGtttaattcaataaaaatttaACAATCATGATTTTCCAGACACAAAAAATCAAATAGCAATTGTATACCTCACTCAGCAAGTTGTACAACAGATACCACAGCAAGCAAGGTTTCAAAAACTAGTACTAGCCAGAGCCCAGATGTACGGTCAAGGACAACCAGGTTGCATGGAGCTCAGGGGTTAAATTGTATAAATTCCTGGCAAGTTTCCTTTTACCAGTCTGTCAGGATTTCATGCAAACCAGACAAAAATCAGTACCAGCTTAACAATGTTTTGATCCTGAACTGTATCGAGATGGGGTACTACAGCAAGTACTTTCTGACTAAAAGATTATACCATTTTGCTCCAAATGCTCAAAAGTAAGGGCaagaacattaaaaaaaataaagttacGCCCAACATTATCAACATGCTGCTCACAGATCAACAAAAAGACAAACTTAGGGAAACACCAGGTTAAACTATTATATACTAGTTAGGTATAAAATATACATCATTTTAAAACATTTGTTACTTGACACATTCAGTCCAAATTCAAGAGTACTTTAAAACAAAGAGTATGGCCACTTGATATCCCTAAGCTAGAAGGAACCACTCACCAAGCACAATCAAGCATAGTATTACTAGTTTTACATGCAGAGGAACAAAAGGACACTT
Protein-coding regions in this window:
- the LOC133895296 gene encoding GBF-interacting protein 1-like isoform X2 → MAAGGRVSIPAGARRTVADIKEIAGGHSDEDVYAMLRECNMDPNESAQRLLLQDTFHEVKRKRDKKKEGSKKLLDPRWRPVVQGQGGKIGRGNNSSRNLASSNDPAGRIAISGKENIINEIMEKGSGSTPTINTNMDDKTSTSIPSSSSGLSNGPSQPVDPAAVVVTNSSAVGDAIKSGPTAFVDLKGSLPSEGAITVAGPNALQSASMSDPVLVPSPDSHNLGDVGAPRQAIGSKKTSVEHKVGRDLPADSKGSSQQSGSSSFGRSSGSRPSSSYSNNSQQSSGSQKVSKEDLLKVDKIFNDLQLSDKQHVIIPDHLQVSESEKYGLSFGSFNTSFQQTMGSSDPECAKSSSLPEYDSSQELYGIGDEPQSIPRDQNSSSAVKEEADPVPEQQLPSSNLEKYSASAVESFSIDHHRDDPATSGVSQSAVVHTAPPYSTLELAPGSHANQIMVQKPIDLSTSYYMQSYQPTTDADERLSPYLAAEAAGKYRNIPVLPTQTGQDQEGNNSLLLASSVPASVATAAAGVIPTSVAIPQQYVPLFHQSLGVHLPHFPTNYVPYNQYISPFFIPPPTLHPFLGNTTFPQPPSTGAMYPAPGSTGVLPPVKYSIPSYKPGVNTGSQASVGNSGAYGTYGSSPSVYTNNTNVSSGNPANDDFTSSQFKENSIYIAGHQAEGSTLWVPAPGRDISGLQVNSFYGLPQGQVTFAPQVGHGPFGGIYHPAQTMTGAAVHPLLQPSHTMTGSVEIVGAPGSVYQQPQAQMNWGNY
- the LOC133895296 gene encoding GBF-interacting protein 1-like isoform X1, coding for MAAGGRVSIPAGARRTVADIKEIAGGHSDEDVYAMLRECNMDPNESAQRLLLQDTFHEVKRKRDKKKEGSKKLLDPRWRPVVQGQGGKIGRGNNSSRNLASSNDPAGRIAISGKENIINEIMEKGSGSTPTINTNMDDKTSTSIPSSSSGLSNGPSQPVDPAAVVVTNSSAVGDAIKSGPTAFVDLKGSLPSEGAITVAGPNALQSASMSDPVLVPSPDSHNLGDVGAPRQAIGSKKTSVEHKVGRDLPADSKGSSQQSGSSSFGRSSGSRPSSSYSNNSQQSSGSQKVMPNKEWKPKPTSTTASQATENVIIPDDVPLAADTVPQSASISNSVSKEDLLKVDKIFNDLQLSDKQHVIIPDHLQVSESEKYGLSFGSFNTSFQQTMGSSDPECAKSSSLPEYDSSQELYGIGDEPQSIPRDQNSSSAVKEEADPVPEQQLPSSNLEKYSASAVESFSIDHHRDDPATSGVSQSAVVHTAPPYSTLELAPGSHANQIMVQKPIDLSTSYYMQSYQPTTDADERLSPYLAAEAAGKYRNIPVLPTQTGQDQEGNNSLLLASSVPASVATAAAGVIPTSVAIPQQYVPLFHQSLGVHLPHFPTNYVPYNQYISPFFIPPPTLHPFLGNTTFPQPPSTGAMYPAPGSTGVLPPVKYSIPSYKPGVNTGSQASVGNSGAYGTYGSSPSVYTNNTNVSSGNPANDDFTSSQFKENSIYIAGHQAEGSTLWVPAPGRDISGLQVNSFYGLPQGQVTFAPQVGHGPFGGIYHPAQTMTGAAVHPLLQPSHTMTGSVEIVGAPGSVYQQPQAQMNWGNY
- the LOC133895296 gene encoding GBF-interacting protein 1-like isoform X3, translated to MEKGSGSTPTINTNMDDKTSTSIPSSSSGLSNGPSQPVDPAAVVVTNSSAVGDAIKSGPTAFVDLKGSLPSEGAITVAGPNALQSASMSDPVLVPSPDSHNLGDVGAPRQAIGSKKTSVEHKVGRDLPADSKGSSQQSGSSSFGRSSGSRPSSSYSNNSQQSSGSQKVMPNKEWKPKPTSTTASQATENVIIPDDVPLAADTVPQSASISNSVSKEDLLKVDKIFNDLQLSDKQHVIIPDHLQVSESEKYGLSFGSFNTSFQQTMGSSDPECAKSSSLPEYDSSQELYGIGDEPQSIPRDQNSSSAVKEEADPVPEQQLPSSNLEKYSASAVESFSIDHHRDDPATSGVSQSAVVHTAPPYSTLELAPGSHANQIMVQKPIDLSTSYYMQSYQPTTDADERLSPYLAAEAAGKYRNIPVLPTQTGQDQEGNNSLLLASSVPASVATAAAGVIPTSVAIPQQYVPLFHQSLGVHLPHFPTNYVPYNQYISPFFIPPPTLHPFLGNTTFPQPPSTGAMYPAPGSTGVLPPVKYSIPSYKPGVNTGSQASVGNSGAYGTYGSSPSVYTNNTNVSSGNPANDDFTSSQFKENSIYIAGHQAEGSTLWVPAPGRDISGLQVNSFYGLPQGQVTFAPQVGHGPFGGIYHPAQTMTGAAVHPLLQPSHTMTGSVEIVGAPGSVYQQPQAQMNWGNY